The following are encoded together in the Diabrotica undecimpunctata isolate CICGRU chromosome 7, icDiaUnde3, whole genome shotgun sequence genome:
- the LOC140446513 gene encoding uncharacterized protein — MYHINKPTSNLVTKRSILSLIAQIYDPLGLLATCVIKGKILIQKLWLEQLDWDQSVPISIYTEWSSFRRQLSFLNELKIVRNFKCREAIRLELHGFSDSSEQTYGACINVRSANSFGVVCVNLLCAKGKVAPLKKISLPRLELCGALILSRLASKAIDSLTIEFHVFLVRFHYSSWMDQYTTKRS; from the coding sequence ATGTATCATATAAATAAACCCACATCTAATTTGGTAACTAAACGTTCAATCCTTTCTTTAATTGCACAAATCTACGATCCTTTGGGTCTTCTTGCAACTTGTGTAATAAAGGGAAAAATATTAATTCAGAAATTGTGGTTGGAGCAGTTGGATTGGGATCAATCAGTACCAATTAGCATCTATACTGAATGGTCATCATTCAGACGCCAACTTTCTTTTCTAAATGAACTTAAGATAGTCCGTAATTTCAAATGCAGAGAAGCTATTAGGCTTGAGTTGCACGGATTTTCTGATTCTTCAGAACAAACCTATGGAGCTTGTATAAACGTTCGTAGTGCTAATTCTTTTGGGGTTGTTTGTGTCAATCTTCTTTGTGCAAAAGGCAAAGTTGCACCTCTTAAGAAAATAAGTCTTCCTCGACTAGAACTTTGTGGAGCTCTTATTCTTTCTAGGTTAGCCTCCAAGGCTATTGATTCATTGACTATTGAATTTCATGTTTTTCTGGTCAGATTCCACTATAGTTCTTGGATGGATCAATACACCACCAAACGTTCTTAA